The genome window TATTACGGTTTTCCCTCTTTATGAAGAATATGTTTATGACAGGACGGACAATATTTACTTATTTCTATTTTCTCTTTCTTCCCTTTTTTGTTCTTTGTTGTAAAGTAATTTTTCCTTTTGCACTCAGAACATATTAAAGATATTGTTTCACGCATTTCACACTCCACATTTTATTTAATTATTTCAGTTACAGCGCCTGCTCCTACAGTTTTTCCGCCCTCTCTTATAGCAAATCTCTGGCCTTTTT of bacterium contains these proteins:
- the rpmG gene encoding 50S ribosomal protein L33, which encodes MRETISLICSECKRKNYFTTKNKKGKKEKIEISKYCPSCHKHILHKEGKP